In the Nostoc commune NIES-4072 genome, one interval contains:
- a CDS encoding ribbon-helix-helix domain-containing protein gives MAKKNLADALQIASGKPATDERSPSPAQADDKPELPPSRQGKKAIAGHFDPAVSKQLKQLALEQDTTVQALLAEALNDLFDKYNKKPIA, from the coding sequence ATGGCTAAGAAGAATCTCGCAGACGCTCTACAAATTGCATCTGGGAAACCAGCGACCGATGAACGCTCTCCTTCTCCTGCTCAGGCAGATGATAAACCCGAACTGCCACCTTCCAGGCAGGGGAAAAAGGCGATCGCCGGTCATTTTGACCCGGCTGTATCTAAGCAGTTAAAGCAATTGGCATTGGAACAAGACACTACAGTTCAAGCTTTGTTAGCTGAAGCTTTAAATGACCTGTTTGATAAATACAACAAG